One genomic region from Amycolatopsis sp. FBCC-B4732 encodes:
- a CDS encoding histidine phosphatase family protein: MGAIYLVRHGQASFGAADYDALSPQGFEQSTVVGAELLRRAVSFTQIRSGTLARQRDTAATALKVLGSDVPVVEDPRWNEYDHVDIARHHAGGAPQEDSRSYQGVLDAALTAWTSAGTGGPCAETWPAFLARCRAALEDLVASLGKGEHALVFTSGGVIATVCGLLMGTPEAGLLKLNRVTVNGGITKLVSGRGGVTLLSFNEHPHFEADAASLLTYR; encoded by the coding sequence GTGGGCGCGATCTACCTGGTCCGGCACGGCCAGGCGTCGTTCGGCGCGGCCGACTACGACGCACTGTCCCCGCAGGGCTTCGAGCAGTCCACAGTGGTCGGTGCGGAACTGCTGCGCCGCGCCGTCTCCTTCACGCAGATCCGCTCGGGCACGCTGGCGCGGCAGCGGGACACCGCGGCGACCGCGCTCAAGGTGCTGGGCAGCGACGTCCCGGTGGTCGAGGACCCGCGCTGGAACGAGTACGACCACGTCGACATCGCGCGCCACCACGCCGGTGGCGCGCCGCAGGAGGATTCCCGGTCGTACCAAGGGGTGCTCGACGCGGCGCTGACCGCGTGGACGTCGGCGGGCACCGGCGGGCCGTGCGCCGAGACGTGGCCCGCGTTCCTCGCCCGCTGCCGTGCCGCGCTCGAAGACCTGGTGGCGTCCCTCGGCAAGGGGGAGCACGCGCTCGTGTTCACCTCGGGCGGCGTGATCGCCACCGTCTGCGGCCTGCTGATGGGCACGCCCGAAGCCGGGCTGTTGAAGCTCAACCGCGTCACGGTCAACGGCGGCATCACGAAGCTCGTGTCCGGCCGCGGCGGCGTCACCCTGTTGTCGTTCAACGAACACCCGCACTTCGAGGCCGACGCGGCTTCGCTGCTCACCTACCGGTAG
- a CDS encoding benzoate-CoA ligase family protein, with protein MSEPFNLATHFLDRHVASGRGARTALLVGDRSVSYAALAGLANRAGHVFRDAGVRRGQRVLLALSDGEEFVAAWYGAQKIGAVTAEVYPFLQPKDYAYYLGYTEAVAVLADAVTLPALRTAGARNLLVTGVPESELLPGERPFRTLLDAAPDTLDAAPTTVDDIGIWKFTTGSTGAPKACVHPLRSPKESFERYAVEVLGLREDDRVLAVPKLFFGYARDLVALFPFGVGAAGIAFPERSTADLIFELIARHRPTVLVNVPTMMSAMVAQPAAAEQDLSCLRMTTSAGEALPSELHRKWDAAFGVPVVDGIGSSEAYHIYLSNRPGQARAGTLGTAVPGYTAEVVDELGNPLPDGEIGPLRVTGPTIALEYFGDPEKSARTFDGDTLTSGDLFSRSGGYFRHHGRADALLKVGGVFVAPGEIEDCLLGHGSVVDCAVVGHETDGLVVPRAYVVVREPVSAAELKDHAKAHLAKHKYPREVVFVTELPRTANGKLDRRALAARP; from the coding sequence GTGAGTGAGCCGTTCAACCTCGCCACGCACTTCCTCGACCGGCACGTGGCTTCGGGCCGCGGCGCGCGAACGGCGTTGCTCGTCGGGGACCGCTCGGTCAGCTACGCGGCGCTGGCGGGGCTGGCCAACCGCGCCGGGCACGTGTTCCGAGACGCCGGTGTCCGAAGAGGACAGCGGGTCCTGCTGGCGCTGAGCGACGGCGAGGAGTTCGTCGCGGCCTGGTACGGCGCCCAGAAGATCGGCGCGGTCACCGCCGAGGTCTACCCGTTCCTGCAGCCCAAGGACTACGCGTACTACCTCGGCTACACCGAAGCCGTCGCGGTGCTCGCCGACGCGGTCACGCTGCCCGCGTTGCGCACGGCCGGCGCCCGGAACCTGCTGGTCACCGGGGTTCCCGAGAGCGAGCTGCTCCCCGGCGAACGTCCCTTCCGGACGTTGCTCGACGCCGCGCCGGACACGCTGGACGCCGCACCGACCACTGTGGACGACATCGGGATCTGGAAGTTCACCACCGGCAGCACCGGCGCGCCCAAGGCGTGCGTGCACCCGTTGCGCAGTCCCAAGGAGAGCTTCGAACGGTACGCCGTCGAAGTCCTCGGTCTCCGCGAAGACGACCGCGTTCTCGCCGTGCCCAAGCTGTTCTTCGGTTACGCGCGCGACCTCGTGGCGTTGTTCCCGTTCGGCGTCGGCGCCGCCGGTATCGCGTTCCCCGAGCGCAGCACCGCCGACCTGATCTTCGAGCTGATCGCCCGGCACCGGCCGACGGTGCTGGTCAACGTGCCGACCATGATGAGCGCGATGGTCGCCCAACCGGCCGCGGCGGAGCAGGACCTGAGCTGCCTGCGGATGACGACGTCGGCGGGCGAGGCGCTGCCCTCGGAGCTGCACCGGAAGTGGGACGCGGCCTTCGGCGTGCCGGTCGTCGACGGCATCGGCTCGTCCGAGGCCTACCACATCTACCTGTCGAACCGGCCGGGACAGGCCCGCGCCGGCACCCTCGGCACGGCCGTCCCCGGCTACACCGCCGAGGTCGTCGACGAGCTGGGGAACCCGTTGCCCGACGGCGAAATCGGGCCGCTGCGGGTGACCGGGCCGACGATCGCGCTGGAGTACTTCGGCGACCCGGAGAAGTCCGCGCGCACGTTCGACGGCGACACGCTGACCTCCGGCGACCTCTTCAGCAGGTCCGGCGGGTACTTCCGCCACCACGGCCGCGCCGACGCGCTGCTCAAGGTCGGCGGCGTGTTCGTCGCGCCCGGCGAGATCGAGGACTGCCTGCTCGGCCACGGGTCGGTGGTGGACTGCGCGGTCGTCGGGCACGAGACCGACGGCCTGGTCGTGCCGCGCGCGTACGTCGTGGTGCGGGAACCGGTGTCCGCGGCCGAGCTGAAGGACCACGCGAAAGCCCACCTGGCCAAGCACAAGTACCCCCGCGAGGTGGTGTTCGTGACCGAACTTCCCCGTACCGCCAACGGAAAGCTCGACCGGCGCGCACTGGCGGCCCGCCCGTGA
- a CDS encoding PaaX family transcriptional regulator C-terminal domain-containing protein — MPVDAFETGPQDLVVTLLGSYVHPRETRRVWSGGLVAVLAELGFSDGAARIALTRLVRRGLLQRHREGRTVHYSLTRRSIALLADGDRRIFSLGRRERAAGEWTVLWQSIPESRRQARERLVRRLRFLGFGPYQDGTWIAPHDREAEVLALLGELDVTEHAGLLLGRPSAALDVRRFAGRAWDLDDLAARYTGFVEQFGGYAGREPPDPEAFEVRTRLVHTFRAFPSLDPELPADLVPAPDRRAAAVELFHDLYAALADPAQRHFDEVTRG; from the coding sequence ATGCCCGTCGACGCCTTCGAAACCGGTCCCCAGGACCTGGTCGTGACGTTGCTGGGCAGCTACGTGCACCCGCGCGAAACCCGCCGGGTGTGGTCGGGCGGCCTGGTCGCGGTGCTCGCCGAGCTGGGCTTCTCCGACGGCGCGGCCCGCATCGCGCTGACCCGCCTGGTGCGCCGCGGCCTGCTGCAGCGGCACCGCGAAGGCCGCACCGTGCATTACTCGCTGACCCGGCGCAGCATCGCCCTGCTCGCCGACGGCGACCGGCGGATCTTCTCCCTCGGCCGCCGCGAGCGCGCCGCGGGCGAGTGGACCGTGCTGTGGCAGAGCATCCCGGAGAGCCGCCGCCAAGCCCGGGAACGCCTGGTCCGGCGGCTGCGGTTCCTCGGCTTCGGGCCCTATCAGGACGGCACCTGGATCGCCCCGCACGACCGCGAGGCCGAGGTGCTCGCCCTGCTCGGCGAGCTCGACGTCACCGAGCACGCCGGGCTACTGCTCGGCCGGCCGTCGGCCGCGCTGGACGTCCGCCGGTTCGCCGGCCGGGCCTGGGACCTCGACGACCTGGCCGCCCGGTACACCGGGTTCGTCGAGCAGTTCGGCGGGTACGCGGGCCGCGAGCCCCCGGACCCCGAAGCGTTCGAGGTCCGCACCCGCCTGGTGCACACCTTCCGCGCGTTCCCGTCCCTCGACCCGGAACTGCCCGCCGACCTGGTGCCCGCACCGGATCGCCGGGCGGCCGCAGTCGAGTTGTTCCACGATCTGTACGCCGCGCTCGCGGACCCCGCGCAGCGCCACTTCGACGAGGTGACCCGAGGATGA
- a CDS encoding enoyl-CoA hydratase family protein — translation MSPFRATAPLTKEWAHFEFTVDSGVATVTFTRPEKLNALTFDVYADLRDLVLELPQHEDVRVLVITGQGRGFCSGGDVEEIIGELQKFETAELLEFTRMTGAVVKALRECPIPVIAAVNGVAAGAGSVIALASDFRLLAESAKFAFLFTKVGLAGADMGSAYLLPRLVGLGRATELLILGDKLPAARALEIGLASQVVPDAELASTASALARRLADGPALAYATTKVLLTRELDMDLGSAIELEAITQALLMTAKDHKEFYAAWSAGREPRWTGR, via the coding sequence ATGAGCCCGTTCCGCGCGACCGCACCGCTGACGAAGGAGTGGGCGCACTTCGAGTTCACCGTGGACAGCGGGGTCGCCACGGTCACCTTCACCCGGCCCGAAAAGCTGAACGCGCTGACCTTCGACGTCTACGCCGACCTGCGCGACCTCGTCCTGGAGCTGCCGCAGCACGAAGACGTCCGGGTGCTGGTGATCACCGGGCAGGGCCGCGGCTTCTGCTCCGGTGGCGACGTCGAAGAGATCATCGGCGAGCTGCAGAAGTTCGAGACGGCGGAGCTGCTGGAGTTCACGCGCATGACGGGCGCGGTGGTGAAAGCCCTGCGCGAGTGCCCGATCCCGGTGATCGCCGCGGTCAACGGCGTCGCGGCGGGCGCGGGTTCGGTGATCGCGCTGGCGAGCGACTTCCGCCTGCTGGCCGAGTCGGCGAAGTTCGCGTTCCTGTTCACGAAGGTCGGGCTGGCCGGCGCGGACATGGGTTCGGCGTACCTGCTCCCCCGCCTGGTCGGGCTCGGCCGCGCGACGGAACTGCTGATCCTGGGCGACAAACTCCCGGCCGCCCGTGCGCTGGAGATCGGCCTGGCGTCCCAAGTGGTCCCGGACGCCGAACTGGCGTCGACGGCGTCGGCGCTGGCTCGCCGGCTGGCGGACGGCCCGGCGCTGGCGTACGCGACGACGAAGGTGCTGCTGACCCGCGAACTGGACATGGACCTGGGCAGCGCGATCGAGCTGGAAGCGATCACGCAGGCGCTGCTGATGACGGCGAAGGACCACAAGGAGTTCTACGCGGCCTGGTCGGCGGGCCGCGAGCCGCGGTGGACGGGCCGCTAG
- a CDS encoding SDR family oxidoreductase — MTLRKNILITGASSGLGEGMARRFAAKGRNLALCARRTERLEALAKELEEAHPGVKVVTRTLDVTEHDRVFAVFEEFRAELGSLDRVIVNAGLGKGQPVGKGRFDANRQTLEVNFVAAAAQIEAAAGIFRDQGAGHLAVVSSFSAIRGLPGNLTAYAASKAGISAFVDGTRLELKRKGITVTDVRPGYIESEMNDRIGRNPLLAKAENGARALVKAIEAERARAYVPAWPWVPLSLAMRVVPAAILRKFA, encoded by the coding sequence ATGACGCTCCGGAAGAACATCCTGATCACCGGCGCCAGCAGCGGGTTGGGCGAGGGGATGGCCCGCCGGTTCGCGGCGAAGGGGCGCAACCTGGCCCTGTGCGCGCGACGCACCGAGCGGCTCGAAGCCCTGGCCAAGGAGCTCGAGGAAGCCCACCCCGGGGTCAAGGTCGTCACGCGCACCCTCGACGTCACCGAGCACGACCGCGTGTTCGCCGTCTTCGAGGAGTTCCGCGCCGAGCTGGGGTCCCTCGACCGGGTGATTGTGAACGCCGGGCTCGGGAAGGGGCAGCCGGTCGGGAAGGGCCGGTTCGACGCCAACCGCCAGACCCTCGAGGTCAACTTCGTCGCGGCGGCGGCGCAGATCGAAGCCGCCGCCGGGATCTTCCGGGACCAGGGCGCCGGGCACCTGGCGGTGGTCTCCTCGTTCAGCGCCATCCGCGGGCTGCCGGGCAACCTCACCGCCTACGCCGCTTCGAAGGCCGGGATCTCCGCGTTCGTCGACGGCACCCGGCTGGAGCTCAAGCGCAAGGGCATCACCGTCACCGACGTCCGGCCGGGCTACATCGAGTCGGAGATGAACGACCGGATCGGCCGCAACCCGTTGCTCGCCAAGGCCGAGAACGGGGCCAGGGCGCTGGTCAAGGCGATCGAAGCCGAGCGGGCCCGCGCCTACGTCCCGGCGTGGCCCTGGGTGCCGCTGAGCCTCGCGATGCGCGTGGTGCCGGCCGCGATCCTGCGGAAGTTCGCATGA
- a CDS encoding tryptophan 2,3-dioxygenase: MTEPGQMTQEALSYTSYLALDEVLGAQRLRSDEHDELLFIVIHQVYELWFKQILHEAEFLQQNLEAGNTAHSIRTLRRILTILKVAVAQIDVLETMTPSQFTSFRARLDASSGFQSAQFRELEAVLGRRDERVFAHYPEGGEQRKGIAEAMARPSLFDSFLAYLKASGYPVECDRDVTRPVEPSPALQAILLDVYSDDGGPSVVAECLVDLDEGMQEWRYRHVKMVERTIGDKTGTGGSSGATYLRTTLFQPMFPDLWAVRSRL, from the coding sequence ATGACCGAACCCGGCCAAATGACCCAGGAAGCCTTGAGCTACACCTCGTACCTCGCGCTCGACGAGGTGCTGGGCGCTCAGCGCCTGCGGTCGGACGAGCACGACGAACTGCTGTTCATCGTGATCCACCAGGTGTACGAGCTGTGGTTCAAGCAGATCCTGCACGAGGCGGAATTCCTGCAGCAGAACCTGGAAGCGGGCAACACCGCCCATTCGATCCGCACACTGCGCCGGATCCTCACGATCCTCAAGGTCGCCGTCGCGCAGATCGACGTGCTGGAAACGATGACGCCCAGCCAGTTCACGAGTTTCCGCGCGCGGCTGGACGCGTCGAGCGGCTTCCAGTCGGCCCAGTTCCGCGAGCTGGAAGCCGTGCTCGGGCGGCGTGACGAGCGCGTGTTCGCGCACTACCCGGAGGGCGGCGAGCAGCGCAAAGGCATTGCCGAGGCGATGGCGCGGCCCTCGTTGTTCGACTCTTTTTTGGCGTACCTCAAGGCTTCTGGCTATCCCGTCGAGTGTGACCGAGACGTCACTCGACCGGTGGAGCCGTCCCCGGCCCTGCAGGCGATATTGCTGGACGTGTACAGCGACGACGGCGGACCGTCGGTCGTCGCGGAATGTCTGGTCGATCTCGACGAAGGGATGCAGGAGTGGCGCTACCGGCACGTGAAGATGGTCGAACGCACCATCGGCGACAAGACCGGAACGGGGGGATCGTCCGGCGCGACTTACCTGCGCACCACGCTTTTCCAGCCGATGTTCCCCGATCTCTGGGCAGTACGGAGCCGACTGTGA
- a CDS encoding SMP-30/gluconolactonase/LRE family protein: MRFGEVTIHPVNGHGPEDVVVDAEGRIYTGVDDGRILRLSPDGRRIDVLADTGGRPLGLELYGEDELLICDARAGLLVVPLAGGTPSVLATSALGLDFVFCNNAAVAADGTVYFTDSSRRFGIDNWRDDLIEQTAGGRLLRRSPDGSIDLLLDGLQFANGVALAPDESFVAVAETGACRVSRVSLPDGRADVLVDGLWGFPDNISTGTDGLIWITQASPKVAALDVVRRLPAFLRAGVRRLPTSLQPSPGREVGVLGVAADGKVVRELRGEIDGFHMLVGVREWRGQLYFGSLEENAVAVTAAAG; this comes from the coding sequence ATGCGGTTCGGCGAGGTCACGATCCACCCGGTCAACGGCCACGGCCCGGAAGACGTCGTGGTCGACGCGGAAGGCCGGATCTACACCGGCGTCGACGACGGCCGCATCCTGCGCCTGTCCCCGGACGGCCGCCGCATCGACGTCCTCGCCGACACCGGCGGCCGTCCGCTGGGGCTCGAGTTGTACGGCGAGGACGAGCTCCTGATCTGCGACGCCCGCGCCGGCCTGCTGGTCGTCCCCCTTGCCGGTGGGACGCCGTCGGTCCTGGCGACTTCCGCGCTGGGCCTGGACTTCGTGTTCTGCAACAACGCGGCGGTGGCCGCGGACGGGACCGTGTACTTCACGGACTCGTCCCGCCGCTTCGGCATCGACAACTGGCGCGACGACCTGATCGAGCAGACCGCGGGCGGCCGACTGCTGCGCCGCTCCCCGGACGGCTCGATCGACCTGCTCCTGGACGGCCTCCAGTTCGCGAACGGCGTGGCACTGGCCCCGGACGAGTCCTTTGTGGCCGTGGCCGAAACGGGAGCGTGCCGGGTGTCACGGGTGTCCCTTCCGGACGGTCGTGCCGACGTCCTCGTCGACGGCCTGTGGGGCTTCCCGGACAACATTTCGACGGGCACGGACGGGCTGATCTGGATCACGCAGGCTTCGCCGAAGGTGGCGGCGCTGGACGTGGTGCGCCGCCTGCCGGCGTTTCTCCGCGCGGGTGTCCGCCGGCTGCCGACGTCACTGCAGCCCAGCCCGGGCCGCGAGGTGGGCGTGCTGGGAGTGGCGGCCGACGGCAAGGTGGTCCGCGAACTGCGCGGCGAGATCGACGGCTTCCACATGCTGGTGGGCGTCCGCGAGTGGCGGGGGCAGCTGTACTTCGGCTCCCTGGAGGAGAACGCGGTCGCGGTCACCGCCGCCGCGGGGTGA
- a CDS encoding TetR/AcrR family transcriptional regulator → MPTPPRARSGNRRDETARLAVLHAADDLLVEHGFGGLTIEAIAREAGVAKQTIYRWWPSKVEILLDTLIEDTAKRLPVPEKGLREYLHAFAGFVTGDPAGKVLLTLLAQSQHDPATAASFQERYLGPRRERERELITRAIDAGEISPRLGPDALLDALFGPIVYSALIGSDQDLAGALVEELL, encoded by the coding sequence ATGCCCACTCCGCCCAGGGCCCGCTCCGGCAACCGGCGCGACGAAACCGCGCGTCTCGCGGTGCTGCACGCCGCCGACGACCTGCTCGTCGAGCACGGGTTCGGCGGGCTGACCATCGAGGCGATCGCGCGCGAGGCCGGCGTCGCCAAGCAGACGATCTACCGCTGGTGGCCGTCGAAGGTCGAGATCCTGCTCGACACGCTGATCGAGGACACCGCCAAGCGCTTGCCGGTCCCGGAAAAGGGGCTCCGCGAATACCTGCACGCCTTCGCCGGCTTCGTCACCGGCGACCCGGCGGGCAAGGTCCTGCTGACGCTGCTCGCCCAGTCCCAGCACGACCCGGCCACGGCGGCGAGCTTCCAGGAGCGCTACCTCGGCCCACGCCGAGAGCGAGAACGCGAGCTGATCACGCGCGCGATCGACGCGGGCGAGATCTCCCCGCGCCTCGGCCCCGATGCCTTGCTGGACGCGCTGTTCGGCCCGATCGTCTACAGTGCACTGATCGGGTCGGACCAGGACCTGGCCGGCGCGCTCGTCGAAGAACTGCTCTAG
- a CDS encoding creatininase family protein, with protein MTYFADLTSRQVAALADGPRVPVLLLPLGAIEPHGPHAPLGTDPLISRGMCERAAERLAADDDVHVLVLPEVPYGVTRFATGFAGGVHIGEETLHALLVDIGAALIGQRFRRILLVNNHFEPAHLVTLRRAVETLNFAYDGRAALLDLVRRRHAARLTEEFRSGECHAGRYETSLVLADRPELVDQPLMRTLPHVPVSLASAPSDGGFLEMGMTDAYCGKPAEATPEEGAETFSTLTDLLVEAIRELARE; from the coding sequence GTGACGTACTTCGCGGACCTCACCTCCCGGCAGGTCGCCGCCCTCGCGGACGGCCCGCGCGTGCCGGTGCTGCTGCTCCCGCTGGGTGCGATCGAGCCGCACGGGCCGCACGCGCCGCTGGGCACGGACCCGCTGATCTCCCGCGGGATGTGCGAGCGCGCGGCCGAGCGGCTGGCCGCCGACGACGATGTCCACGTGCTGGTGCTGCCCGAGGTCCCCTACGGCGTCACGCGGTTCGCGACCGGGTTCGCCGGCGGCGTCCACATCGGCGAAGAGACGCTGCACGCCTTGCTGGTGGACATCGGGGCCGCGCTGATCGGCCAGCGGTTCCGCCGGATCCTGCTGGTCAACAACCACTTCGAGCCCGCGCACCTGGTCACGCTGCGGCGGGCGGTGGAGACGCTCAACTTCGCCTACGACGGGCGCGCGGCGTTGCTCGACCTGGTCCGGCGGCGGCACGCGGCGCGGCTGACCGAGGAGTTCCGGTCGGGCGAGTGCCACGCCGGGCGGTACGAGACGTCGCTGGTGCTGGCCGACCGGCCCGAACTGGTGGACCAGCCGCTGATGCGGACGCTGCCGCACGTGCCGGTGAGCCTGGCTTCGGCCCCGTCCGACGGCGGCTTCCTCGAAATGGGGATGACCGACGCGTACTGCGGGAAGCCCGCCGAGGCGACTCCGGAAGAAGGCGCCGAGACTTTCTCGACGTTGACCGACCTGCTGGTGGAAGCGATCCGGGAGCTGGCCCGTGAGTGA
- a CDS encoding SDR family NAD(P)-dependent oxidoreductase — protein sequence MSRLVVVTGGTRGIGAAIAARFRSLGDTVLAPGSAECDVTDEAAVTAYFAAAGPVDVLVNNAGISSSAPAARTTSDDWHRQLEVNATGAFFCTRAVLPGMRERDRGRIVTVASTASHVGYRYTAAYTASKHAALGLVRAVAAELAGTGVTANAVCPAFVRTDMTASSVARIRERTGRSPDDAEAALAAASPLGRLLEPSEVAFAVSFLAAPEAAAINGQTLVLDGGGIQS from the coding sequence GTGAGCCGCCTGGTCGTGGTCACCGGCGGCACCCGCGGCATCGGCGCGGCGATCGCCGCGCGGTTCCGCTCGCTCGGCGACACCGTGCTGGCGCCCGGCAGCGCCGAGTGCGACGTCACCGACGAAGCGGCCGTCACCGCGTATTTCGCGGCGGCGGGCCCGGTGGACGTGCTCGTCAACAACGCCGGGATCTCTTCCAGCGCCCCGGCCGCCCGGACCACTTCGGACGATTGGCACCGCCAGCTCGAAGTCAACGCCACGGGCGCGTTCTTCTGCACCCGAGCGGTTTTGCCCGGGATGCGCGAGCGCGACCGCGGCCGGATCGTCACGGTCGCTTCGACGGCCTCGCACGTCGGCTACCGCTACACGGCCGCCTACACGGCGTCGAAGCACGCGGCGCTGGGTCTCGTGCGCGCGGTGGCGGCGGAGCTGGCCGGCACCGGCGTCACGGCGAACGCGGTGTGCCCGGCGTTCGTCCGCACCGACATGACGGCGTCCTCGGTGGCCCGCATCCGGGAACGCACGGGCCGGTCGCCCGACGACGCCGAAGCGGCGCTGGCGGCGGCGTCCCCGCTCGGCCGGCTGCTCGAACCTTCGGAGGTGGCGTTCGCCGTCTCCTTCCTGGCGGCCCCGGAAGCCGCCGCGATCAACGGCCAGACCCTCGTACTCGACGGCGGAGGAATCCAGTCATGA
- a CDS encoding phosphotransferase family protein — MSTVEVREEDAFDVAAVHAWLTTKVEGLGGEPPGVRQFPGGASNLTYLLTYPDRELILRRPPAGHKAASAHDMRREYRVQHALEPVFPYVPRMLAFGDDESLFGGDFYVMEKLDGLILRGDLPEGLELSADQARELSGKVVDRLVDLHAVDVGKAGLADLGKGAGYVERQIRGWSDRFAAARTDNVGDFAEVRAWLAENQPAEVKICLIHNDYRLDNLVLDGPRTLNITGVLDWEMATLGDPLMELGSMLAYWVQADDDDVMKASRRQPTHLPGTFTREQFVARYAEKTGLAVGDWRFYEVYGLFRLAAVLQQLYRRYREGATRNPAFKDFWQFVGYLDWRCREIIAKGSV; from the coding sequence ATGAGCACCGTCGAGGTGCGCGAGGAAGACGCCTTCGACGTCGCCGCGGTGCACGCCTGGCTGACGACGAAGGTCGAGGGGCTCGGCGGCGAGCCGCCGGGCGTCCGGCAGTTCCCCGGCGGCGCGTCGAACCTGACCTACCTGCTGACCTACCCGGACCGCGAGCTGATCCTGCGCCGCCCGCCGGCCGGGCACAAGGCCGCGTCGGCGCACGACATGCGGCGCGAGTACCGGGTGCAGCACGCGCTGGAGCCGGTGTTCCCCTACGTGCCGCGGATGCTGGCCTTCGGCGACGACGAGAGCCTCTTCGGCGGCGACTTCTACGTCATGGAGAAGCTCGACGGCCTGATCCTGCGCGGCGACCTGCCCGAAGGTCTCGAACTGAGCGCGGACCAGGCGCGCGAGCTGTCCGGCAAGGTCGTGGACCGGCTGGTCGACCTGCACGCCGTCGACGTCGGGAAGGCCGGGCTGGCCGACCTCGGCAAGGGCGCGGGGTACGTCGAGCGCCAGATCCGCGGCTGGTCGGACCGGTTCGCCGCGGCGCGCACGGACAACGTCGGCGACTTCGCCGAGGTGCGCGCGTGGCTGGCGGAGAACCAGCCGGCCGAGGTGAAGATCTGCTTGATCCACAACGACTACCGGCTCGACAACCTGGTGCTGGACGGCCCGCGGACGCTGAACATCACCGGCGTGCTGGACTGGGAGATGGCCACCCTCGGCGACCCGCTGATGGAGCTGGGCAGCATGCTGGCCTACTGGGTCCAGGCCGATGACGACGACGTCATGAAGGCGAGCCGCCGCCAGCCGACGCACCTGCCGGGGACCTTCACGCGCGAGCAGTTCGTCGCGCGGTACGCGGAGAAGACCGGGCTGGCCGTGGGCGACTGGCGGTTCTACGAGGTCTATGGCCTGTTCCGGCTCGCGGCGGTGCTGCAGCAGCTGTACCGGCGCTACCGGGAGGGCGCCACGCGCAACCCGGCGTTCAAGGACTTCTGGCAGTTCGTCGGCTACCTGGACTGGCGCTGCCGGGAAATCATCGCGAAGGGAAGCGTGTAG
- a CDS encoding SDR family NAD(P)-dependent oxidoreductase codes for MSEALVIGASRGLGLVLSRELTRRGWQVTATTRGDAPPDLTVETLEMTDPAQLAALRARLSGRRFDLLFVNAAVDRGNLAIGEVPTEVFTEVMITNALSPVRVLEALRELVVPGGTVAVMSSEQGSITLNTEPGYELYKASKAALNQLMRSYATRYEGDGHTKLLIDPGHNRTRLGGPDAPLAPEESIPSVVDVLETQAGKPGLRFLDRHGETVPW; via the coding sequence ATGTCCGAAGCACTCGTCATCGGCGCCTCCCGCGGCCTCGGCCTGGTCCTGTCCCGCGAGCTGACCCGCCGCGGCTGGCAGGTCACGGCCACCACCCGCGGCGACGCTCCCCCGGACCTGACCGTCGAAACCCTGGAGATGACCGACCCGGCGCAGCTGGCCGCCCTGCGCGCGCGGCTGAGCGGCAGACGGTTCGACCTGCTGTTCGTGAACGCGGCCGTCGACCGCGGCAACCTGGCGATCGGCGAGGTGCCGACGGAGGTGTTCACCGAAGTGATGATCACCAACGCGTTGAGCCCGGTGCGGGTGCTGGAAGCCTTGCGCGAACTGGTCGTCCCGGGCGGGACGGTCGCGGTGATGTCGTCCGAGCAGGGCAGCATCACGCTCAACACCGAACCCGGCTACGAGCTGTACAAGGCCAGCAAGGCCGCGCTCAACCAGCTGATGCGCAGCTACGCGACCCGGTACGAAGGTGACGGGCACACGAAGCTGCTGATCGACCCCGGCCACAACCGGACGCGTCTCGGCGGCCCGGACGCGCCGCTGGCGCCGGAGGAGTCGATCCCTTCGGTGGTCGACGTTCTCGAGACCCAGGCGGGCAAGCCCGGACTGCGGTTCCTGGACCGGCACGGGGAAACCGTGCCGTGGTAA